The following proteins are co-located in the Solanum pennellii chromosome 1, SPENNV200 genome:
- the LOC107029744 gene encoding LOW QUALITY PROTEIN: acetyl-CoA-benzylalcohol acetyltransferase-like (The sequence of the model RefSeq protein was modified relative to this genomic sequence to represent the inferred CDS: inserted 1 base in 1 codon): MACRLDIEIQTRKMLKPSASTPDNLRRLKLSLFDQLSLRTYVPILFNYLPSSSSSYDHDDDDKLEKSLAETLTKFYPFAGRLAKDDPFSIDCNDEGVEYVQTKVNADDLAQFLRGQAHNDIESSLIDLLPIIDVEPSSPSSPLFGVQVNVFNNGGVTIGIQISHIVADAFTSATFVNEWAHTCLTGRTISTTQDNPGFGRLSSLFPAKVLQFPSPSPDLNTXTGPNYKIVTRRFVFDALAIENLRKTIKDNDMMMKQPSRVVVIMSLIWKVLTHISSAKNNGNSRDSSLGFSINMRGKLSCSAPSLEHALGNYVMIGIADMKARKDIELNDFVKLVGNTIRDTCEAIGKAESVDDISSLTLNNHTKGVEKLLQGDKMDVYGTTSWCKLPWYEADFGWGKPFWVSPVGLNLIEGAILMDTEDGNGVQLTICLKEKNMTEFEKHLHIFSSTPILG; encoded by the exons ATGGCCTGCAGGTTAGATATTGAAATTCAGACAAGGAAAATGTTGAAACCGTCAGCTTCTACCCCGGATAATCTACGGAGGCTGAAGCTTTCCTTGTTCGATCAGCTGTCTCTCCGTACATATGTACCAATTCTTTTCAACTACTTGCCGAGCAGCAGTTCATCATATGatcatgatgatgatgataagcTTGAAAAATCATTGGCGGAGACGCTAACCAAGTTTTACCCTTTTGCTGGAAGATTAGCAAAAGATGATCCATTCTCAATCGACTGCAATGATGAAGGTGTTGAATATGTTCAAACCAAAGTCAATGCAGACGATCTTGCCCAATTTCTCCGTGGTCAAGCCCATAATGATATTGAGTCGTCTTTGATTGATCTTCTTCCAATAATAGATGTTGAGCCATCATCGCCATCAAGTCCGTTATTTGGTGTCCAAGTGAATGTATTTAATAACGGAGGAGTAACCATTGGGATACAAATTTCACATATCGTAGCTGATGCTTTCACTTCAGCTACATTTGTAAATGAATGGGCGCACACTTGCCTTACAGGCCGGACCATCAGTACTACACAAGATAATCCCGGTTTTGGTCGATTGTCATCGCTCTTCCCAGCGAAAGTGCTACAGTTTCCATCTCCATCACCTGATCTCAACA ACACTGGCCCTAATTATAAGATTGTCACAAGGAGGTTTGTCTTTGATGCTTTGGCAATAGAAAACCTCAGAAAAACAATCAAAGACAATGACATGATGATGAAGCAACCTTCTAGAGTGGTGGTCATTATGTCCCTAATATGGAAGGTTCTTACACACATTTCTTCCGCCAAAAATAATGGAAATTCAAGGGACTCGTCTTTAGGATTTTCTATTAATATGAGGGGAAAACTGTCATGTAGTGCACCCTCTTTAGAACATGCTCTAGGGAATTATGTAATGATAGGAATTGCTGATATGAAGGCAAGAAAGGATATTGAGTTGAATGATTTTGTAAAGTTGGTAGGAAATACAATACGGGACACATGTGAAGCCATTGGTAAGGCGGAAAGCGTTGATGATATTTCCTCTCTAACTCTTAACAATCACACAAAAGGTGTAGAAAAACTTCTCCAAGGAGACAAGATGGACGTTTATGGCACCACTAGCTGGTGCAAATTACCTTGGTATGAAGCTGACTTTGGTTGGGGAAAACCATTCTGGGTCAGCCCCGTTGGCCTCAATCTTATTGAAGGAGCTATTCTGATGGACACAGAAGATGGTAATGGAGTACAACTAACAATTTGTTTGAAGGAGAAAAACATGACTGAATTCGAGAAACACCTTCACATTTTTTCCTCGACTCCCATACTTGGATAA
- the LOC107005621 gene encoding bifunctional riboflavin biosynthesis protein RIBA 1, chloroplastic-like — translation MASINISFPSTTSHSRSKANFKLFNGLHSGDLVSLNGVSSGSFIRLNARPHLTIKSDFKITSALLSGEGDIRSQSRGEKTLFSSLSTGTETQPDAVTFATLEADGVLTTSGFLSDDDECDLDRPTEGFSSVPEAIEDIRQGKMVLVTDDEDRENEGDLVMAASKATPEAMAFFVKYGTGIVCVSMTEEHLERLQLPLMVNDKKNEEKLCTAFTVSVDAKHGTTTGVSAHDRATTVLALASGDSKPEDFNRPGHIFPLKYREGGVLKRAGHTEASVDLAVLAGLDPVGVICEVVDDDGSMARLPMLRQFAKEHNLKIISVADLIRYRRKTDQLVEHASAARIPTMWGPFTAHCFKSIIDGIEHIAMVKGDIGDGQDILVRVHSECLTGDIFGSARCDCGSQLATAMQQIEAAGRGVLVYLRGHEGRGIGLGHKLRAYNLQDAGRDTVEANEDLGLPVDSREYGVGAQILRDLGVRTMKLMTNNPAKYSGLKGYGLAISGRVPVVTPITKDNKRYLETKRAKMGHVYGLNLIRPATSTSTTNGKPNSENTSTIR, via the exons ATGGCTTCCATCAACATTTCTTTCCCTTCAACAACATCTCACAGTCGATCAAA AGCGAACTTCAAGTTGTTCAATGGATTGCATTCTGGAGATCTAGTTTCTCTTAATGGGGTCTCGTCAGGTTCATTCATACGGCTTAATGCTAGACCACACTTAACCATCAAGAGTGATTTCAAGATTACTTCTGCATTGTTATCTGGTGAAGGAGACATCCGTTCTCAATCCAGGGGAGAAAAAACTCTGTTTAGTAGCCTCTCTACAGGAACTGAGACTCAACCTGATGCTGTAACCTTTGCAACGCTAGAAGCAGATGGTGTTCTTACAACTAGTGGTTTTCTTTCAGATGACGATGAATGTGATTTGGATCGACCGACCGAAGGTTTTTCATCTGTTCCTGAGGCTATTGAAGACATTCGCCAAGGAAAG ATGGTGCTAGTTACAGATGATGAAGACAGAGAAAATGAAGGGGATTTAGTTATGGCTGCATCCAAAGCTACACCAGAAGCAATGGCTTTCTTTGTGAAGTATGGAACAGGGATAGTTTGTGTGAGCATGACAGAAGAACACTTGGAGAGGCTACAGCTTCCGTTGATGGTAAACGATAAAAAGAATGAGGAGAAACTTTGTACAGCATTCACAGTCTCAGTG GATGCGAAACATGGAACGACTACAGGAGTATCTGCTCATGATAGAGCAACGACAGTATTGGCACTTGCGTCCGGAGATTCAAAGCCTGAGGATTTCAATCGACCGGGGCATATCTTTCCTTTGAAATACAGGGAAGGCGGGGTTTTAAAACGAGCTGGACATACTGAGGCTTCTGTGGATCTTGCCGTGTTAGCTGGCTTAGACCCTGTTGGAGTAATATGTGAGGTTGTGGATGATGATGGTTCCATGGCTAGATTGCCTATGCTTCGTCAATTTGCAAAAGAACATAACTTGAAGATCATATCAGTTGCTGACTTAATCAG ATATAGGAGAAAAACAGATCAGCTGGTAGAGCATGCTTCTGCTGCAAGAATACCTACAATGTGGGGCCCGTTTACTGCCCACTGCTTCAAGTCAATAATAGATGGAATTGAGCACATTGCTATGGTTAAG GGGGATATAGGAGATGGACAAGATATTCTTGTCCGGGTACACTCGGAATGCCTCACAGGAGATATATTTGGTTCAGCCAGATGTGACTGTGGATCCCAGCTGGCAACTGCAATGCAGCAAATTGAGGCTGCTGGCAGGGGGGTTTTGGTTTACCTCCGTGGTCATGAGGGTCGAGGCATTGGTTTGGGTCACAAACTTCGTGCTTATAATTTACAAGATGCTGGACGTGATACTGTTGAAGCGAATGAAGATCTTGGTTTGCCCGTTGATTCAAGAGAGTATGGGGTTGGTGCACAG ATCTTAAGGGATCTTGGTGTTCGAACTATGAAGTTGATGACAAACAATCCTGCAAAATACAGCGGGCTGAAGGGTTATGGTTTGGCAATTTCTGGTAGGGTCCCTGTTGTGACTCCCATTACAAAAGACAACAAGAGATATTTGGAAACAAAACGAGCTAAAATGGGCCATGTATACGGCTTGAATCTTATTCGCCCGGCAACCAGCACCAGCACAACAAATGGTAAACCAAACTCTGAGAATACTTCTACTATAAGATGA